CACCCCGTTCAGCCCGAAGCCCATGATCACCAGGAAAAAGAGGGGCATCCCCAGGCTGCCGACGATCCTGCTCCGCGAACGCAGATAAAGTTTGAGGTTTCGCAGCCAGATGGTAGAGACGATGTCCATGTTACCGCCTCATCCGCGGGTGCATCCGCATCTGGTCCGTGCCTGACGCGTGTTCGTCCCGCATCGCCCGCCCGGTCATGTGCAGGAAGACGTCCTCAAGGGTCGGAGTGTGCATGGAGACCGACCTGATGCCGAGGCCCTGCGAACTGAGGAGGGTCACGATCCCGGCGATCTCCTCTCCGGCGTGCTTGAGGCGCACGCTCACCGCCCCGTCCTGCCTTTCCACCAGGCCAGGCCACACCGCATCGAGGCTGGCATAGACCTCCCCAGCGTCAGGTGAGTCGATGGCGATGATGTCTCCCCCGATCCCGGACTTGAGATTTTTCGGCGTGTCCATGGCAACGATCCTGCCATGATCGATGATCGCAACCCGGTCGCAGAGGCGGTCGGCCTCCTCCATGTAATGGGTGGTGAGAATGATCGTGATCCCGTCCTCGGCGTTCAGGCGCTCGATATATCCCCAGAGATGGTTTCTCGTCTGCGGGTCCAGGCCGATGGAGGGTTCGTCCAGGAAGAGCACGGCCGGCCGGTGCAGGAGGCCGCGCGCGATCTCAAGGCGTCGTTTCATCCCGCCCGAGAAGGTCTTGACCTGGAGGTCTTTCTTCTCGCTCAGGCCGACCAGGTCGAGGAGTTCGGCGGTCCGCCGTTCACGCACCTCTTTCGGGATCCGGTAGAGGCGGCCGTGGAAGTCCATGTTCTCGGCGGCGGTGAGTTCTTCGTCCAGGGTCTGGTCCTGGAAGACGATCCCGATGGACCGGCGCACCCCGTCCTCGTCGGTCATGATGTCGTGGCCGTCGACGGTCGCCCGGCCGGACGTCGGCCTGAGCATGGTCGCCAGCATCGAGATGGTGGTGGTCTTGCCGGCGCCGTTCGGCCCGAGCAGGCCGAAGATCTCGCCTTTCCGGATCGCAAACGAGATGTGGTCGACAGCCACGAAGTCGTCGAAGCTCCTGGTGAGCGCCTGCACGTCGACGGCAGGGGCGGTCATGCTATCCTCCGCAGGTCTTCGAGGCATTGCCTGAGAATTTCTGCCGCCCGTTCATCTTTTTCAGGCGGGAGTGCGTCGATGACGCTTCTGATATCGATGACCAGGGAATTCAACCCGGGTTTTTCGTCTCCAAACATCTCGAGGATCAGATTTTTCATCTGCAGCATCTTCTCTCTCGACTCTCGCCGGTGCCGTCGGTGAACCTGCAGCGCCTCCTCGCCGCTCCCGGTCAGTTCGTAGACCTGCTTCGAACGCTTCTCGGTCTCAAAGACGCGTATGAGTCCTTCTTCTTCGAGGTGTTTCAGCAGGGGATAGAGGGCCCCCTTGCTCGGGACCCATGCCCCTTCGGTCTTCCCTTCGATCTCCTTGAGGAGGTCGTAGCCCGACTTCGGGCTCTGGGAAAGAGAGTGCAGGATGTAGAGCGCGAGAAAGCCCCGCCCCCGTCCGCCATGCGATGGAAAATGCGAGATACCTGTCATGATGGTCACACAGTACTTAATTGAACCGTTCTATATAGCACTGTGTACCCCGGGAAAATATAATCTTATCCCCGCCCCCGGCCCCTACCCGAGGGGCGAGAAGAGACGGGAGATCGATTCCTTGACCCTGACCAGGAGGGGACGGTTCGCATAGCTCTCGGCCGTGATCTCGGTGCAGACGGCGAGGTCCTCGACAAAGCGCCTCTTCAACTCGGCCCCGACGGCCGGGTCATAGAAGAAGGCGTTCGTCTCGAAGTTCAGCCGGAAACTCCGCACGTCCCAGTTGGCGCTACCGACCGACCCCGCCGTCCCGTCGACGACGATCGTCTTTGCGTGGATGAAACCATTGTCATAGGTGTACGCCCGCACCCCCGCGTCGAGGAGGTCGGCGACGAAGGAGAGGCTCGCCCAGTAGACGAAGGGGTGGTCTGGCTTGCAGGGGATCATCACCCGCACGTCGACGCCCGAGAGGGCCGCAAGGCGGAGGGCGTCGGTGACGCTGTCGTCCGGGATGAAGTACGGGCTCTGGATGTACACCGACTCCCTGGCCGCGTAGATCAGCTTGATGTAGCCCTCCTTGATCGGGCTCCACCGGGTGTCGGGGCCACAGGAGACGACCTGGACCGGGGTGGCCCCGGGCGTGCCGGCGACAGGGAAATAGGCCTGCTCATAGCCGAGATACTCCCCGGTGACATAGTTCCAGTCGAGGAGGAAACGGAGTTGCAGCAGCTTCACCGCGTCGCCGGCGATCCTGAAGGCGGTGTCCCGCCAGTAGCCGAGCGGGCCCGTCCCCAGATACTCGTCCCCGATATTGAACCCGCCGATGAACCCGACAGTCCCGTCGATGACGGCGATCTTCCGGTGGTTGCGGTAGTTCACCCGGTAGAGAGAGGGGAAGAAGACCCCGATCCTGCCGCCGGCATCGGTCAGTTCGTGGAAGGCCTCCTTCGACCCCTTCCCGGCCCGCGTCCCCATGGCGTCGAAGAGGAGGCGGACCTCGACGCCCTCCTTCGCCTTCTCCGCAAGGGCGTGGACGACCGCACGCCCGAGGTCGTCGTTGTTGACGATGAAGTATTCCAGGTGGATATGGTGGCGGGCCGCACGGATCGCGGCGAAGAGGGCGTCGAACTTCTCCTTCCCGTCCGTATAGACCTCGACATAATTGTTCTCGGCCAGGAACGCACTGTTGTTCCTGAGGAGGGCAAGGATCGTACCGCGGTACGGCTCTGCTGCAGGGTTCGAGAAGCGGGCAGACTGGTCGGCAAGTTCTCGGTGCTGCTTCTCGAAGATTTCCCTGAGGGCAAGATCTTCTTTCTCCTTCACGGTGAACATCTTCTGGCGCGTGAAGTTCTGCCCGAAGATCAGGTACAGGAAAAACCCGAGCGTGGGCAGGAAGAAGAGCACCATCAGCCATGCCAGGGCGGCCGTCGGGTTCTTCCTCTCGAAGAAGATGACAACGATGGCAAAGAGGATGTTGAAGAGGAAGATGATGCTGAGGAGAGAAGACCAGTCCATTCAGACCACTCCGCAGGAGTTTATCGGCAGGAGTCGACACGGCATGGAGTGTCTCTCGTACGGGGGACATATAATGCCATCGTTTGAGCGCCGTCACCGGAAAAAAGGGCTGACCCCGCAGAGAAAAAAAGAACGATTGCGTGAAGCACGCTTTTTTTTCACGATTCAACTGCTCCGGTCACTTCCCCACCATACCAGCACCGCACTTCGGGCATTTCATCTCCCGGCAGGGTACGCCCCGCGTCTTCGGTTCCTGGTATCCGCACTTCACACATACGCAGGTCTCAGGCGGCACCCCGCGCCGTCCGAACCCCCGATCCGGCATCTCTCCCTGACCATCGGGCATGATTGATCCACCCCGGACAGGAGAAAGGCCGGGAGACAGAAAAAAGATCCGGTCGGCATTGTTGCTCACACAACAGTTGCACAGACAACAATTATCACCTTCCGGAACCAATCTGATCCTCCATGCGGCTCCCCCAGGATACGGTCCCGATCGGGGCCCTCATCTCCCTCATCCACCGGACTCACCACATCTTCGTCGACGAGCAGATGAAGCGGTTCGGCCTCTCGTCAGGGCAACTCTTCACCCTCCTTCACCTCGCCCACGAGCAGGGCATCACCCAGGACACGCTCGTCCGCCGCTTCCGCGTTGATAAGGGCACCGTCGCACGGGCCGTGCGGAAACTGGAGGACGCCGGGTATATCAGCCGTACCGTCGACCCCGATGACCGTCGGGCCGTCAGGATCTTCCTGACAGAGAGAGGGGAGGAGATCGTCCCCGAGATCATCAGGATCAACCAGGAGTGGGAAGAAGAGGTCTGTACAGGGCTCAGCGCAGAAGGACGCAGAGAAATAGAGGTTATCCTTCTGAAAATCGCACAGAACAGTCTCAAGCTCGCAGAGACAGGCAGGTACACCGACTATGCACGATACTGGAAAGAAAAACTCTGAACTGACAGAAACAACAGAAGGCGTCTCCCTCATCACCGGCGACCCGAAGAAGGCGATCGTCAAACTCTCCATCCCGATGATCGCTGCGATGTTTCTCCTCTCGACCTACAACCTTGCCGATGCCATCTGGGTCGCGGGCCTCGGTTCGGATGCCCTCGCCGCCGTCGGTTTCATGACCCCGGTTTTCATGATCCTCACCGGCCTCGCCGTCGGCCTCGGGGCCGGCGTCACCTCCGCCATCGCCCGCCGGATCGGCGCGGGGGACAGGGTAGGGGCGGACAATACCGCAGCCCACGCCATCCTCATTGCACTCGGCCTTGCCGCCATCCTCACCATACCCCTGGTTCTCCTTGCAGGACCGGTCGCCGCACTCCTCGGCGCCGGGGAGACGGCAGGTCTGGCGGCGGCGTACGGCCAGACCCTTTTTGCGGGCACGGTCTTTGTCCTCTTCACCAACATCGCCTACGCGATCCTCCGGGCCGAAGGCGACACGAAGAGGACGATGTACGCGATGGCTGTCTCCTCGGTCCTGAACATCGTCCTCGACCCTATCCTCATCTACGGGGCGGGGATGGGCGTCACCGGAGCCGCCCTCGCCACCGTCATCTCCATTGCGGCCGTCTCCGCGGTGCTCGTCTACTGGTTC
This window of the Methanofollis ethanolicus genome carries:
- a CDS encoding MarR family winged helix-turn-helix transcriptional regulator, with amino-acid sequence MRLPQDTVPIGALISLIHRTHHIFVDEQMKRFGLSSGQLFTLLHLAHEQGITQDTLVRRFRVDKGTVARAVRKLEDAGYISRTVDPDDRRAVRIFLTERGEEIVPEIIRINQEWEEEVCTGLSAEGRREIEVILLKIAQNSLKLAETGRYTDYARYWKEKL
- a CDS encoding PadR family transcriptional regulator: MTGISHFPSHGGRGRGFLALYILHSLSQSPKSGYDLLKEIEGKTEGAWVPSKGALYPLLKHLEEEGLIRVFETEKRSKQVYELTGSGEEALQVHRRHRRESREKMLQMKNLILEMFGDEKPGLNSLVIDIRSVIDALPPEKDERAAEILRQCLEDLRRIA
- the cls gene encoding cardiolipin synthase encodes the protein MDWSSLLSIIFLFNILFAIVVIFFERKNPTAALAWLMVLFFLPTLGFFLYLIFGQNFTRQKMFTVKEKEDLALREIFEKQHRELADQSARFSNPAAEPYRGTILALLRNNSAFLAENNYVEVYTDGKEKFDALFAAIRAARHHIHLEYFIVNNDDLGRAVVHALAEKAKEGVEVRLLFDAMGTRAGKGSKEAFHELTDAGGRIGVFFPSLYRVNYRNHRKIAVIDGTVGFIGGFNIGDEYLGTGPLGYWRDTAFRIAGDAVKLLQLRFLLDWNYVTGEYLGYEQAYFPVAGTPGATPVQVVSCGPDTRWSPIKEGYIKLIYAARESVYIQSPYFIPDDSVTDALRLAALSGVDVRVMIPCKPDHPFVYWASLSFVADLLDAGVRAYTYDNGFIHAKTIVVDGTAGSVGSANWDVRSFRLNFETNAFFYDPAVGAELKRRFVEDLAVCTEITAESYANRPLLVRVKESISRLFSPLG
- a CDS encoding ATP-binding cassette domain-containing protein, producing the protein MTAPAVDVQALTRSFDDFVAVDHISFAIRKGEIFGLLGPNGAGKTTTISMLATMLRPTSGRATVDGHDIMTDEDGVRRSIGIVFQDQTLDEELTAAENMDFHGRLYRIPKEVRERRTAELLDLVGLSEKKDLQVKTFSGGMKRRLEIARGLLHRPAVLFLDEPSIGLDPQTRNHLWGYIERLNAEDGITIILTTHYMEEADRLCDRVAIIDHGRIVAMDTPKNLKSGIGGDIIAIDSPDAGEVYASLDAVWPGLVERQDGAVSVRLKHAGEEIAGIVTLLSSQGLGIRSVSMHTPTLEDVFLHMTGRAMRDEHASGTDQMRMHPRMRR